The Formosa sp. Hel1_33_131 genome window below encodes:
- the ffh gene encoding signal recognition particle protein, whose protein sequence is MFNNLSEKLDKALHVLKGHGSISEINVAETLKEVRRALLDADVNYKIAKEFTNRVKEKALGQNVLTTLQPGQLMVKIVKDELTTLMGGDVEGINLSATPSVILMSGLQGSGKTTFSGKLANYLKTKKSKKPMLVACDVYRPAAIDQLQIVGEQVGVEVYSDLGNNDPVAIAKAGIAEAKAKGCNVVIIDTAGRLAVDEAMMSEIANIHKAIQPQETLFVVDAMTGQDAVNTAKAFNDILNFDGVILTKLDGDTRGGAAISIKSVVNKPIKFIGTGEKMEAIDVFYPARMAERILGMGDVVSLVERAQEQFDEQEARKIQKKIAKNQFGFDDFLSQIQQVKKMGNMKDLMGMIPGAGKMMKNVDVDDDSFKYIEAIIHSMTPEERTKPTLLNASRKKRIGAGSGTSIQQVNQLMKQFDQMSKMMKMMQGGGGKKMMQMMKNMPR, encoded by the coding sequence ATGTTCAATAATTTAAGTGAAAAATTAGATAAAGCCCTTCACGTCCTCAAGGGACATGGGAGCATCTCAGAAATCAATGTTGCCGAAACACTCAAAGAAGTGCGACGTGCGTTGTTGGATGCCGATGTGAATTATAAAATCGCCAAAGAATTTACCAATCGGGTCAAGGAAAAAGCATTAGGTCAAAACGTTTTGACCACGCTTCAGCCGGGTCAATTAATGGTCAAAATTGTAAAAGACGAGCTGACCACCTTAATGGGAGGCGATGTCGAAGGTATTAATTTATCGGCCACTCCAAGTGTCATTTTGATGTCGGGTTTACAAGGGTCGGGTAAAACCACCTTCTCTGGAAAACTTGCCAATTATTTAAAAACAAAAAAATCCAAAAAACCAATGTTAGTCGCCTGTGACGTGTACCGTCCAGCGGCCATCGATCAGTTGCAGATTGTTGGAGAACAAGTCGGCGTTGAGGTTTATAGCGACCTTGGAAATAACGATCCTGTTGCCATTGCCAAAGCAGGTATTGCCGAAGCCAAAGCCAAGGGGTGTAATGTGGTGATTATTGATACCGCCGGTCGTTTGGCAGTCGATGAAGCCATGATGAGTGAAATCGCAAACATTCACAAAGCAATTCAGCCACAAGAAACACTGTTTGTAGTGGATGCGATGACAGGGCAAGATGCTGTAAATACCGCCAAAGCCTTTAATGACATTCTGAATTTTGATGGAGTTATTCTTACAAAATTAGATGGAGATACCCGAGGTGGAGCTGCCATATCCATAAAATCAGTCGTCAATAAACCGATCAAGTTTATTGGTACAGGTGAAAAAATGGAAGCCATTGACGTGTTCTATCCTGCACGTATGGCCGAACGAATTTTGGGTATGGGAGATGTGGTGTCCTTAGTAGAACGCGCACAAGAACAATTCGATGAGCAAGAAGCTCGAAAAATTCAAAAGAAAATCGCCAAAAACCAATTTGGGTTTGATGATTTTTTATCTCAGATTCAGCAGGTTAAAAAAATGGGGAATATGAAAGACCTCATGGGAATGATCCCTGGGGCTGGAAAAATGATGAAAAATGTGGATGTGGATGACGATTCGTTTAAGTACATCGAAGCCATTATTCATTCGATGACTCCCGAAGAACGTACCAAGCCAACCCTTTTGAATGCCAGTCGTAAAAAACGGATTGGTGCAGGATCAGGAACCAGCATTCAACAAGTGAATCAATTGATGAAACAATTCGATCAAATGAGTAAAATGATGAAAATGATGCAAGGTGGTGGCGGAAAAAAAATGATGCAAATGATGAAAAACATGC
- the gldJ gene encoding gliding motility lipoprotein GldJ, translated as MKKMITIRILLLVALSTSLVGCSKSSKSGNSSRGTGWQINAKEGGFQYNTNFKEQETAPGLVFVEGGTFTMGKVQDDVMHDWNNSPNQQHVQSFYMDETEVTNMMYLEYLDWIKRVYPPDNPDYRSIYNGAVPDTLVWRNRLGYSEVMVENYLRHPAYKDYPVVGVSWMQAVEFANWRSDRVAEMGLQEEGYLKRDSNILDTSAESNFNIDTYVNTPTSTFGGNEEVIKGGKRKIKTDEEGNEINVYATRETGAIPLKYRLPTEAEWEYAALGLTELRSYNVYRGRKKYPWDGQYSRSGDRKTRGDQLANFKQGKGDYGGIAGWSDDGADITNEVMSYEPNNFGIYDMAGNVAEWVADVYRPIVDDEFSDFGYYRGNVYTKNAIGEDGGVSVIGIDDIEYDTLSNGKVIATGLPGQISQVPVDENETYLRTNFDESNNINYRDGDARSSRFFDDFEEDDSDNDAVTRKMYNSPNHKVSANDSGINRQYDKSDVRTSLINDEVRVYKGGSWKDREYWLDPAQRRYYPEDMATDYIGFRCAMSRVGSKSLSKKKRKN; from the coding sequence ATGAAAAAAATGATAACAATACGAATATTACTTCTAGTAGCATTGTCCACATCTTTAGTAGGATGTAGCAAATCATCAAAATCTGGAAACTCTTCAAGAGGGACAGGTTGGCAAATTAACGCCAAAGAAGGTGGTTTTCAATACAACACAAATTTCAAAGAACAAGAAACTGCACCAGGATTGGTCTTTGTGGAAGGGGGAACCTTCACCATGGGAAAAGTGCAAGACGATGTCATGCACGACTGGAACAATTCGCCCAACCAACAGCACGTTCAGTCCTTCTATATGGACGAGACAGAAGTTACCAACATGATGTATTTGGAGTATTTAGATTGGATTAAGCGGGTGTATCCACCAGACAATCCAGATTACAGATCTATTTATAACGGAGCCGTCCCAGACACACTCGTATGGAGAAACCGTTTGGGTTACAGTGAAGTGATGGTCGAAAATTACCTTCGTCATCCCGCTTATAAAGATTACCCAGTGGTTGGAGTGAGTTGGATGCAAGCCGTTGAATTTGCAAACTGGAGATCCGATAGAGTTGCAGAAATGGGCTTACAAGAAGAAGGCTATCTTAAAAGAGATTCCAATATTCTAGATACCTCTGCAGAAAGTAATTTCAATATAGACACCTACGTAAACACTCCAACAAGTACTTTTGGAGGGAATGAAGAAGTTATTAAAGGTGGAAAACGAAAGATTAAAACTGATGAAGAGGGCAATGAAATAAATGTCTATGCCACTCGTGAAACAGGCGCTATCCCCTTAAAATACCGTCTCCCAACAGAAGCAGAATGGGAATATGCAGCATTGGGACTTACAGAGCTTAGAAGTTACAACGTTTACAGAGGACGTAAAAAATATCCTTGGGATGGTCAATACTCTCGATCTGGAGATCGTAAAACAAGAGGAGATCAATTAGCAAATTTCAAACAAGGCAAAGGAGATTATGGCGGAATTGCTGGATGGTCTGATGATGGAGCCGATATTACAAACGAAGTGATGTCTTACGAGCCCAATAATTTTGGAATCTATGACATGGCGGGGAACGTTGCGGAATGGGTTGCGGATGTTTACAGACCTATTGTAGATGATGAGTTTAGTGACTTCGGATACTATAGAGGTAATGTATATACCAAAAATGCTATTGGAGAAGATGGTGGTGTTTCAGTGATTGGGATTGATGACATTGAATATGACACACTTTCAAATGGAAAAGTAATTGCCACAGGCCTTCCAGGTCAAATTAGTCAAGTACCGGTGGACGAAAATGAAACCTATTTACGTACCAATTTCGATGAAAGTAACAATATTAACTACCGGGACGGTGATGCAAGATCTTCAAGATTCTTTGATGATTTTGAAGAAGACGATTCTGATAATGATGCCGTGACGCGTAAAATGTACAACTCTCCAAACCACAAGGTGTCTGCAAATGACTCAGGGATAAATAGACAATATGATAAGTCAGATGTGAGAACATCACTTATCAATGACGAAGTAAGAGTCTACAAAGGTGGATCTTGGAAAGACAGAGAATACTGGCTCGATCCAGCTCAAAGACGTTATTACCCAGAAGATATGGCAACAGACTATATCGGATTTAGATGTGCAATGTCTAGAGTAGGGTCTAAATCACTTTCAAAAAAGAAACGAAAAAATTAA
- a CDS encoding YwaF family protein — protein sequence MILITNQTFPNYIIKFMSDEWIVNNCAVLVVVIFILGLGRFLSRQQNVNVTYLMGGIMFFTSVVTPLRTVLNGHWNIVTDLPLHLCGISGLICSFLPFLKRKQVLFDFVFYTGVIGGIMSVLTPQMNGFDGSDFAYLEYYVRHVTIFLLPLYMLQNLNIKLSKYSVLTSFIIINVLLVFIMPLNFYLGSNYMYLAEPPQVNNPLVIGQWPYYLLWFEVFIVVLMSVFYKLSTLKFNLKKQLISD from the coding sequence TTGATACTTATAACCAATCAAACATTTCCTAACTATATTATCAAATTTATGTCCGATGAATGGATCGTGAATAATTGTGCTGTGTTAGTGGTTGTTATTTTTATCTTGGGACTGGGTCGTTTTTTGTCGCGACAACAGAATGTGAATGTCACTTACCTCATGGGAGGCATTATGTTTTTCACATCGGTGGTGACCCCCTTACGGACGGTTTTAAATGGACACTGGAATATAGTTACTGATCTGCCGCTTCATTTGTGCGGAATTTCAGGGTTGATCTGTTCTTTTCTGCCCTTTTTGAAACGGAAACAAGTTTTGTTTGATTTTGTGTTTTACACGGGTGTTATTGGCGGCATCATGTCCGTGCTCACCCCTCAAATGAATGGCTTTGACGGCAGTGATTTTGCGTATTTAGAATACTATGTAAGACACGTAACGATCTTTTTATTACCCCTCTACATGCTTCAAAATTTAAACATCAAACTCTCTAAATATTCAGTCCTTACGTCCTTTATTATCATTAATGTGTTATTGGTATTCATCATGCCTTTAAACTTTTATTTAGGGTCTAATTATATGTATTTGGCAGAACCGCCACAAGTGAATAATCCTTTGGTCATCGGTCAATGGCCCTATTATTTGTTATGGTTTGAAGTTTTTATTGTGGTCTTGATGTCTGTTTTTTATAAGCTTTCCACCTTAAAATTTAATCTAAAAAAACAACTAATTAGTGATTAA
- a CDS encoding SDR family NAD(P)-dependent oxidoreductase, producing the protein MNRTKTVIITGTSRGIGFELVHLFANAGYEVLALSRNAKPVSNLNFDNITALSFDLSKSEDYDRVEAFVKKEWSQVDILINNAGTLLNKPFADTTFEDFQQVYSTNVFGVAELTRRMIPFMPKKGHVVTISSMGGVQGSVKFPGLSAYSSSKGAVITLTELWAEEYKETGPSFNVLALGAVQTEMLAEAFPGYEAPTTATEMANYIFEFAKNSHQFYNGKLLQISSSTP; encoded by the coding sequence ATGAACCGAACTAAAACAGTTATAATTACAGGAACCAGCCGTGGCATCGGTTTTGAACTCGTCCATCTTTTTGCCAATGCTGGCTACGAGGTTTTGGCACTGTCCAGAAACGCAAAGCCTGTTTCTAATTTAAATTTCGATAACATTACTGCCTTGTCTTTTGATTTGAGTAAATCCGAAGATTACGATCGCGTAGAAGCCTTTGTTAAAAAAGAATGGTCACAGGTTGATATTCTGATTAACAATGCAGGAACACTTTTAAATAAGCCATTTGCCGACACCACTTTTGAAGATTTTCAACAAGTCTATAGCACCAATGTTTTTGGCGTTGCCGAACTTACCCGACGTATGATTCCATTCATGCCCAAAAAAGGACACGTGGTCACCATAAGCTCCATGGGTGGCGTGCAAGGCTCTGTAAAATTCCCAGGGTTGTCTGCATACAGTTCTAGTAAAGGTGCTGTCATTACCCTCACCGAACTTTGGGCAGAAGAATACAAAGAAACAGGTCCCTCTTTTAATGTCTTGGCATTGGGTGCTGTGCAAACTGAAATGCTAGCCGAAGCGTTTCCAGGCTATGAAGCCCCCACAACCGCGACTGAAATGGCCAACTATATTTTTGAATTTGCAAAAAATAGCCATCAGTTTTATAACGGTAAATTATTGCAGATTTCTAGTTCTACCCCTTAA
- a CDS encoding M20/M25/M40 family metallo-hydrolase, with the protein MKFKILLLATLIVQSCISNQDDEVKPQEIRDFVEFLASDELKGRETATEGELVAAQFIKSKFIEAGIKPYFETYFDAFESKGFKGVNVVGYIEGNDSKLKNEIVLLGAHYDHIGFGETVENDSIANGANDNASGTAAVLAIANRLAHSGTNKRSIIVALFSGEEKGLLGSKALAKKLNEQDIDLYTMLNFEMIGVPFIDRDYDIFLTGYELSDLGEKLNTYTNTTMVGISDVAKKHNLFKRSDNYSFYNEFKVPSHTISSCDLTNFDFYHHVDDEIDQLDFAFMATTINKLIPGIVQICNTDTKEIQMYAPSIP; encoded by the coding sequence ATGAAATTCAAAATTCTACTGCTAGCCACTCTCATTGTTCAATCGTGTATTTCAAATCAAGACGATGAAGTAAAGCCTCAAGAAATTCGTGACTTTGTTGAGTTTCTAGCCTCCGACGAACTCAAAGGTCGCGAAACCGCCACTGAAGGTGAATTGGTGGCTGCACAATTTATCAAATCAAAATTTATCGAAGCTGGCATCAAACCCTATTTCGAAACCTATTTTGATGCCTTTGAATCCAAAGGTTTTAAAGGCGTGAATGTCGTTGGGTATATAGAAGGAAATGATTCTAAATTAAAAAATGAAATTGTGCTGTTAGGCGCGCATTATGACCATATAGGATTTGGCGAAACAGTGGAAAACGATTCCATTGCCAATGGTGCCAATGACAATGCTTCAGGCACTGCTGCCGTCTTGGCAATTGCCAACCGTCTGGCACATTCAGGAACGAATAAACGATCCATCATAGTTGCATTATTTTCAGGAGAAGAAAAAGGATTATTAGGCTCAAAAGCCTTGGCTAAAAAATTAAACGAACAAGACATTGATTTATATACCATGCTGAATTTTGAAATGATCGGCGTGCCTTTTATAGATCGTGATTATGACATTTTCTTAACCGGTTATGAATTGTCTGACTTGGGTGAAAAACTAAACACCTATACCAATACAACCATGGTTGGGATCTCAGATGTTGCTAAAAAACACAATCTTTTCAAGCGATCCGATAATTATTCGTTTTACAATGAATTTAAAGTACCAAGTCATACCATTTCTTCTTGCGATTTGACTAATTTTGATTTTTATCACCATGTCGATGATGAAATAGACCAATTAGATTTCGCTTTTATGGCGACCACTATTAATAAATTAATACCTGGCATCGTGCAAATTTGCAATACAGATACCAAAGAAATTCAAATGTATGCACCCTCCATACCTTGA
- a CDS encoding UDP-N-acetylmuramoyl-tripeptide--D-alanyl-D-alanine ligase, whose product MELNQIHHLFLKSSGTSTDTRNIKQDSLFFALKGANFNGNTFAHQALESGANYAVIDQVVHPTDERFILVDDVLETLQALASFHRNHLGLPIIALTGSNGKTTTKELIHAVLKLHFKTVATVGNLNNHIGVPLTLLSMTADTEIGIVEMGANHAKEIAMLCEIAQPNMGYITNFGKAHLEGFRSEEGVVKAKSELYDFLKANTGLIILNSDDGKQVAQVGTYDNVYTFSQSLETSLNVKLTATQPFLNVALKNTTIKTNLVGAYNFCNVAAALTIGIYFKLSPLQLKNGIEAYVPENNRSQIIQKISNEILLDAYNANPSSMDVALENFKGIQNQHKLAILGDMFELGTTSAKEHLAVVNQAILTKDCSFYFVGSHFFEQKIHHPNLLFFETFQDLQIHLEKTTISNTSILIKGSRGMALERVLEFI is encoded by the coding sequence ATGGAATTAAACCAAATTCATCACTTATTTTTGAAGAGCTCAGGCACTTCTACCGACACGCGAAACATCAAACAGGACTCTCTATTTTTCGCCTTAAAAGGCGCGAACTTTAATGGGAATACATTTGCACACCAAGCGCTTGAAAGCGGCGCAAACTATGCCGTGATTGATCAGGTCGTGCATCCCACAGACGAACGTTTTATTTTGGTTGATGACGTTTTAGAAACGCTGCAAGCACTCGCTAGTTTTCATAGAAATCACCTCGGGTTGCCCATTATTGCCCTGACAGGAAGCAACGGAAAAACCACCACTAAAGAATTGATTCACGCCGTATTGAAACTACACTTCAAAACCGTGGCGACCGTTGGAAACCTAAACAACCACATAGGCGTGCCTTTAACGCTTTTAAGCATGACTGCTGATACCGAAATTGGCATTGTAGAAATGGGAGCGAACCACGCAAAAGAAATTGCGATGCTTTGTGAAATTGCACAACCAAACATGGGCTATATCACCAATTTTGGGAAAGCCCATTTAGAAGGCTTTAGATCAGAAGAAGGGGTCGTAAAAGCCAAAAGTGAGTTGTATGATTTCCTCAAGGCGAACACAGGCTTGATTATTTTGAATTCTGATGATGGAAAACAAGTCGCGCAAGTTGGGACTTACGATAACGTTTATACCTTTTCTCAATCTCTGGAAACGTCTCTAAATGTGAAGCTTACGGCGACACAACCCTTTTTGAATGTCGCACTAAAAAACACAACCATTAAAACCAACCTTGTTGGGGCTTATAATTTCTGCAATGTAGCAGCGGCTTTGACTATTGGAATCTATTTCAAGTTATCACCCTTACAGCTAAAAAATGGAATTGAAGCCTATGTGCCGGAAAATAACCGATCGCAAATCATTCAGAAAATCTCCAATGAAATATTATTAGATGCTTACAACGCCAATCCGAGCAGTATGGACGTTGCGTTGGAAAATTTTAAAGGCATTCAAAACCAACACAAGCTCGCCATTTTAGGAGATATGTTTGAGCTTGGAACTACCAGCGCCAAAGAACATTTAGCAGTCGTAAACCAAGCAATTTTAACCAAGGACTGTAGTTTTTACTTTGTAGGGTCTCATTTCTTTGAGCAGAAAATACACCATCCAAACCTCCTATTTTTTGAAACCTTTCAAGACCTTCAAATACATTTAGAAAAAACAACCATTTCAAATACCAGCATCTTAATAAAAGGATCGCGTGGGATGGCTTTGGAGCGGGTATTGGAATTCATTTAA